One segment of Xiphias gladius isolate SHS-SW01 ecotype Sanya breed wild chromosome 1, ASM1685928v1, whole genome shotgun sequence DNA contains the following:
- the wdr93 gene encoding WD repeat-containing protein 93, producing MEEACKAEKSRGKTLEPSSVTQLPESTNCLACSEDGRYLGLGHSQGLSVWRASSLIHAADWLEDGLEITSIQMTRVAETAYLLATIDDMGVARVFAYHCDSIHLLSVVNVMEDINKRSICLTFELSQGGHYGAALFSCNGAGWLEVYHFPSETWLKELEMAVSKTQEANSSPDVGVKWSPLSAATIIKPHKIPAGTALEGPEKVQTTDFLIHYLAVDVDNMSRQREEQSLNTDEEKTKERNECPRRCTQHFLLPCGQFPGDIKAKTQPELPVAVCVWWSGSHNLLHYLLQKAQKKKPADVEPLPDVVWPNAKEILCSAVSRCTRYIALGLNNALLCVWDRQSGSPLSVILMLATDSAFFRVQFVDYWPVSTDASQTSTAAEVHVLVVCKSGAIHTVTTGRGTQSCTMLLSERPKDSGDLPTITASVPFLRNLFLEMQRNGKMFLQDVINKNIVCFLIPPKTHLLATPCNPVYALNIKQQTLYIRGDLDLSYRTSSNEDSQSQLLIFHFGESDILKQYIVSPPESSRQQKTLSFVTLEENCNLYLQQRALSVDERNKAITQTWKQLEEAAMMEQQRHSRAAAS from the exons ATGGAAGAGGCTTGCAAAGCAGAGAAATCAAGGGGGAAAACTCTGGAACCGTCCAGTGTGACACAG CTTCCAGAGAGCACCAACTGCCTCGCGTGCTCGGAAGACGGCAGGTACCTCGGTCTGGGTCACTCCCAGGGCTTGTCTGTGTGGCGTGCCTCTTCTCTGATCCATGCTGCAGACTGGCTGGAGGACGGACTGGAAATTACATCTATTCAGATGACCAGAGTGGCCGAGACCGCCTACCTGCTTGCCACTATTGATGATATGG GTGTTGCCAGAGTCTTTGCATATCACTGTGACAGCATCCACCTCCTCAGTGTTGTTAACGTCATG GAAGATATCAACAAAAGGAGCATTTGCTTGACCTTTGAACTATCTCAAGGGGGACATTACGGAGCTGCATTATTCAGTTGTAA TGGTGCTGGCTGGCTCGAAGTCTATCACTTCCCCTCAGAAACCTGGCTGAAAGAGTTAGAGATGGCAGTCTCCAAGACGCAG GAAGCAAACTCTTCTCCAGATGTGGGTGTAAAATGGTCTCCATTGTCAGCGGCAACTATAATCAAGCCACACAAAATTCCAGCAG GGACAGCATTAGAAGGTCCAGAGAAGGTGCAGACAACAGACTTTTTGATACACTATTTGGCTGTGGATGTAGACAACATGAGTCGCCAAAGGGAGGAACAGTCTTTGAatacagatgaagaaaaaacaaaagaaagaaatgaatgccCAAG aCGTTGCACCCAGCACTTTCTTCTGCCTTGTGGTCAGTTTCCTGGTGACATTAAAGCAAAGACTCAGCCAG AGTTGCctgttgctgtctgtgtgtggtggagtGGCAGTCACAATCTTCTTCACTATTTGCtgcaaaaagcacaaaagaaaaaacccg CGGATGTTGAACCCTTGCCAGATGTAGTGTGGCCAAATGCGAAGGAaatcctctgctctgctgtcagtAGATGCACCCGTTACATAGCTCTTGGGCTCAATAATGCTTTGTTGTGTGTCTGGGACAGACAATCTG GGTCTCCACTGTCTGTTATCTTAATGTTAGCAACAGACAGTGCCTTCTTCAGGGTGCAGTTTGTGGATTACTGGCCTGTGTCTACTGATGCTTCCCAGACTTCTACTGCAGCAGAAGTCCATGTTTTGGTGGTGTGTAAAAGTGGAGCAATTCACACAGTCACCACAGGACGAGGGACTCAGTCCTGCACAATGCTGCTCAGTGAAAG GCCAAAAGACAGTGGGGACCTCCCAACTATCACTGCATCAGTGCCGTTCCTGCGAAACTTA TTCCTTGAGatgcaaagaaatggaaaaatgttccTGCAAGATgtcatcaacaaaaacattgtatGCTTCTTGATTCCTCCCAAAACTCATTTGCTTGCTACTCCCTGCAATCCTGTTTACGCTCTGAACATCAAACAGCAAACTCTGTACATACGAG GGGATCTGGACCTCAGCTACAGAACGTCTTCTAATGAAGACAGCCAGAGTCAGCTTCTCATCTTCCATTTTGGAGAGTCTGACATCCTTAAACAGTATATTGTTTCACCTCCAGAGTCCTCAcgacaacaaaaaacactgagctTTGTCACTCTAGAGGAAAACTGCAATCTCTACCTTCAGCAAAG AGCACTGTCTGTAGATGAAAGGAACAAAGCTATCACACAAACATGGAAGCAACTAGAGGAAGCTGCAATGATGGAacaacagagacacagcagagctgcagccagCTGA
- the LOC120790589 gene encoding gonadotropin-releasing hormone II receptor-like produces MNTTLYDSAVTMYHLTADHPLNASCNCSSPSSNWTAGGEALQLPTFTTAAKVRVIITFILCAISAFCNLAVLWAAHSDGKRKSHVRVLIINLTVADLLVTFIVMPVDAVWNITVQWLAGDFACRLLMFLKLQAMYSCAFVTVVISLDRQSAILNPLAINKARKRNRVMLSVAWGMSVMLSVPQIFLFHNVTIIHPEDFTQCTTRGSFVTHWHETAYNMFTFSCLFLLPLIIMITCYTRIFCEISKRLKKDNLPSNEVHLRCSKNNIPRARMRTLKMSIVIVFSFIICWTPYYLLGLWYWFCPEDLEGKVSHSLTHILFIFGLVNACVDPVIYGLFTIHFRKGLRRYYCNATTSSDLDTNTVIIGSFTCAANSLPLKREVTPASQERFLLCSDNHSKAESASPGSSFLTAENDAERDLNQSSPEGIV; encoded by the exons ATGAACACCACTCTGTATGACTCTGCAGTGACCATGTATCACCTGACGGCAGACCACCCACTGAACGCCAGCTGCAACTGCTCCTCCCCCAGTTCCAACTGGACAGCAGGGGGCGAAGCCCTGCAGCTGCCCACATTCACCACAGCAGCCAAAGTTAGAGTGATCATCACCTTCATCCTCTGTGCCATATCGGCCTTTTGCAACCTGGCTGTGCTGTGGGCAGCACACAGCGATGGGAAACGCAAATCACATGTCAGGGTGCTGATAATCAACCTGACGGTGGCTGATCTGCTGGTGACCTTCATCGTGATGCCTGTGGATGCAGTGTGGAACATCACAGTCCAGTGGCTTGCTGGGGACTTCGCCTGCAGACTACTGATGTTTCTTAAGCTGCAGGCAATGTACTCCTGTGCCTTTGTCACTGTGGTGATCAGTCTGGATAGGCAGTCAGCCATTCTCAACCCTCTGGCTATCAATAAGGCCAGAAAGAGGAACAGAGTCATGCTGTCTGTGGCGTGGGGCATGAGTGTCATGCTGTCAGTCCCTCAG atatttctttttcacaacgTTACCATCATCCATCCTGAGGATTTCACTCAGTGTACAACACGTGGAAGTTTTGTCACTCACTGGCATGAAACGGCCTACAACATGTTCACTTTTTCCTGCCTGTTCCTGTTGCCGCTGATCATCATGATCACCTGCTACACAAGGATCTTCTGTGAGATCTCCAAACGACTGAAGAAGGACAACT TGCCCTCCAATGAAGTTCATTTGCGTTGTTCAAAGAATAACATCCCCAGAGCCCGGATGAGAACTCTAAAAATGAGTATCGTGATTGTCTTCTCTTTCATTATCTGCTGGACTCCATACTATCTGCTGGGCCTGTGGTACTGGTTCTGCCCCGAGGACCTGGAGGGGAAGGTCTCCCACTCACTGACCCACATCCTGTTCATCTTTGGTCTCGTCAACGCCTGCGTGGACCCAGTCATCTATGGCCTGTTCACCATTCACTTCCGAAAGGGGCTTCGGAGGTATTACTGCAATGCTACCACTTCATCTGACCTCGATACTAACACAGTAATAATTGGATCTTTCACTTGTGCTGCCAATTCTTTACCACTGAAAAGAGAGGTGACCCCTGCTAGCCAGGAGAGGTTCCTGTTGTGCAGTGATAATCACAGCAAAGCAGAGTCGGCGTCACCAGGAAGCAgctttttaacagcagaaaatgatGCAGAAAGAGATCTAAACCAGTCCAGCCCTGAGGGCATCGTATGA